A portion of the Lolium rigidum isolate FL_2022 chromosome 1, APGP_CSIRO_Lrig_0.1, whole genome shotgun sequence genome contains these proteins:
- the LOC124685157 gene encoding SKP1-like protein 1 yields the protein MAAEDKKITLKSSDGEQFEVDEAVAMESQTIRHMIEDDCADNGIPLPNVNAKILSKVVEYCSKHVQAAKPAAADGAADGAPAEDLKSWDAEFVKVDQATLFDLILAANYLNIKGLLDLTCQTVADMIKGKTPEEIRKTFNIKNDFTAEEEEEIRRENQWAFE from the coding sequence ATGGCGGCTGAGGACAAGAAGATCACGCTCAAGTCCTCGGACGGCGAGCAGTTCGAGGTGGAcgaggcggtggcgatggagtcgCAGACGATCCGCCACATGATCGAGGACGACTGCGCCGACAACGGGATCCCGCTCCCCAACGTCAACGCCAAGATCCTCTCCAAGGTCGTCGAGTACTGCAGCAAGCACGTCCAGGCGGCCAAGCCCGCGGCGGCCGATGGTGCGGCGGACGGCGCCCCCGCCGAGGACCTCAAGAGTTGGGACGCCGAGTTCGTCAAGGTCGACCAGGCCACCCTCTTCGACCTCATCCTCGCCGCCAACTACCTCAACATCAAGGGCCTGCTCGACCTCACCTGCCAGACCGTCGCCGACATGATCAAGGGCAAGACCCCCGAGGAGATCCGCAAGACCTTCAACATCAAGAACGACTtcaccgccgaggaggaggaggagatccgcAGGGAGAACCAGTGGGCCTTCGAGTAA